One window of the Triticum dicoccoides isolate Atlit2015 ecotype Zavitan chromosome 3B, WEW_v2.0, whole genome shotgun sequence genome contains the following:
- the LOC119274585 gene encoding reticulon-like protein B9, translated as MAMGGGSHLQGHRAPRLFGRERPVHAALGGREAADIILWRRPKASASILGAATAAWALFEVAEYHFLTLACYAAMIAMLTFFIWTSASAFLNLPVPRIPETILSERTAKQVILGLHRRLTWFAHRLYAIACGEDIKKFIMTVVSIYIASVVATCFSSLTLLYLVVLCTMTVPALYERYEHEVEHLVATGARDVRTHLAKMDSGVLRKIPRGKGATTAAHGHGATANNVHGWHRSHVN; from the exons ATGGCAATGGGAGGAGGATCACATTTGCAGGGGCACCGGGCGCCGAGGCTGTTCGGCAGGGAAAGGCCGGTCCATGCCGCCCTGGGTGGACGCGAAG CTGCGGACATCATCCTGTGGAGGAGGCCGAAGGCGTCGGCGTCGATCCtcggcgcggcgacggcggcgtgggcGCTGTTCGAGGTGGCGGAGTACCACTTCCTGACGCTGGCGTGCTACGCCGCCATGATCGCCATGCTCACCTTCTTCATCTGGACCAGCGCCTCCGCTTTCCTGAACCT GCCGGTTCCACGGATCCCCGAGACGATCCTGTCGGAGAGGACGGCGAAGCAGGTGATCCTGGGCCTGCACCGGCGGCTCACCTGGTTCGCGCACCGGCTGTACGCCATCGCGTGcggggaggacatcaagaagttcatCATG ACGGTGGTGTCTATCTACATCGCGTCGGTCGTCGCGACCTGCTTCAGCTCGCTCACCCTGCTCTACCTCG TTGTGCTGTGCACGATGACGGTGCCGGCGCTGTACGAGCGGTACGAGCACGAGGTGGAGCACCTGGTGGCCACGGGGGCGCGCGACGTCCGTACCCACTTGGCCAAGATGGACTCCGGCGTGCTCCGGAAGATCCCCAGGGGCAAAGGCGCCACCACCGCCGCGCACGGGCACGGCGCGACGGCGAACAACGTGCACGGGTGGCATCGCTCACACGTCAACTAA